The Sulfurimonas sp. HSL-1716 sequence CTTCGACGATCACCTTTCTTCCCGCATCGCCGAAGCTTTTTCCGCTAAGCATCTCCGAAACAGCTACTTTTGCCTCGTCATGAGTCGCAGCGATAATAACGCCTTTTCCGGCACAAAGCCCGTCGGCTTTCACTACGACAGGGGTAGGAAGTATATCAATGAACTTAAATGCATCTTCGATAGAATCGGTCTCTATGTAACGCGCCGTAGGGATATTGTACTTTGCCAAAAAGTTCTTCATATAAACTTTTGAACCTTCCAAACGCGCCGCTTCTTTGCTTGGTCCGAATATCACGAGACCTTTTTCTTTAAAGATATCGACTATACCTCCGACCAGAGGAGCTTCCGGCCCGACTATCGTCAAATCGACACCGTTTGCTTCTGCAAAATCGGCTAGTTCATTATAGTCTTTGATAGAAAGATTTTCTCCTAGAGAGTCGGTGGCACCGTTGCCCGGAGCGAAATACAGTTTTTTCACTACAGGGTCTTTTTTGAGCATACGCCCGATCGAAAACTCACGTCCACCACTACCGACAACTAAAATATTCATCAACAATCCTTAAAATAATCTATCCTATAAAAAAATAGCTAATCCAGATCACAAAAATGACCTGAATTAGCTATTTAAGCCCGAGCAGCCGTTGTGCAAATCGCTTTGGTTCTCAAAGCAAAAAAACTAGCGAAGCGAGAATCTCATCAGGCGACAGTCTCTCGGCAGAGTCAACGTACCTCAAACGAGATCATCGACACACAAAGATTTCTACGAAATTCGCTAAACGTATATGTAGAACCCTCTCATACGCACGTAGTCGAACCGCCCAGACTATTCAAATTATACACTTTTTTTGCTTACTTAGTTATAATATCCACCATGAATTACTACGCAAACGAGCTAAAAGCGCTCATAAAATCAAACCGTTACAGAACAAGAGAGATCGTTGATTATGGTTTAAAAGATTTTGCTTCAAACGATTATCTCGGGCTTTCTTCTAACAAAGAGCTTCACGATCTTACATGCAAAAAACTCGCTTCAAACCCCGTTCATGCGCCAAAAGCCTCTTTGCTCGTAAACGGATACCATCAGATACATAAAGAGTTTGAAAAAGCATTATGCGAAGCAAACGGATTTGAAGAGGGCATAGTGCTTGGCAGCGGTTTTAATGCGAATATAGCGCTCATCGAAAGTCTTGTGAGAAAAGGCGACACGCTTTTTATGGATGAAAAATTTCATGCTTCGGGTGTGCTTGCAAGCAATCTCAACGATCTGCATGTAAGGTTCTTCAAACATAATGATACCAATGAATTAAAGCAGCTTTTGCATAAATCCGATGCAAAAAGAAAGATAGTCGCCGTCGAGGGAATATATTCTATGGACGGCGACTTGATGGATAAAGAGATCTTTGAAATATGCGACAGTGAAAATACTCTGCTCATCGTGGACGAAGCACACAGCAGCGGAGTCGTGGGAAAAAACCTTATGGGAGTTTATGATCTTTTTGATATACAGATAAGAGATAACCACATAAAAATGGGGACACTAGGCAAAGCTTACGGGAGTTTCGGTGCATATATTCTCGCATCTTCGCACATCATAGAGTATCTCTTAAACCGCGCAAAACCGATAATATATGCGACCTCTTTATCGCTTTATGACACTCTGTTAGCCCACAACTCGTTAAAATATATCCTGCAAAACAAAGAGAGCTTGAAAAAAGAGATAAGAAAGCGGCAAAAGATCGCACATGACATCTTCCATACGGATACGCCTTCGCTCATAATCCCTCTTGTGGTAGGAGACAATAAAAAAGTGATGCAGGTAAAAAACACTCTTAAAAAAGAGGGTTATATGATAGGCGCCATAAGACAGCCGACCGTCGAGAGAGCGATCTTGCGTATTATTGCAAGGATCGACGACGATGCTTTGGTATTTGAAGAGTTATGCAAAAAAGTAAAAAGGCTTTTAGATGAAGGTATCTAATCTTGATATCACCTATAAAGACAAAACCCTGGTGAATATAGATTTTGACATAAACTCCTCTTTGGCTTTGGTCGGGCAAAGCGGAAGCGGCAAAAGCCTTACGATAAAAGCGCTTTTAAACATGCTTCCCCAAGAGATGAAACTCTCTTTACAGATAAAAAGCGGCTTTGAGCTTGCAGCGGGAAAAACCATAGGTTTTGTTCCGCAGAATCCTTTTACCGCACTTTCTCCGCTGACGAAGATAAAAGATCAGATATTTATTCCTTTCGATGAGATAAAGGAACTTTTCAAACAGGTCAATCTGGATATCTCGCTTCTTCAAAGATATCCTCCCGAGTTGTCCGGAGGACAGCTTCAGCGTGTCGTTATCGCCATTGCGCTCAGTTCAAACCCAAAACTCCTGCTTCTTGACGAACCCACGACTGCTCTTGATCCGCAGACAAGAACGACGATCATAGATCTGCTCAAAGATCTTCAAAACAGATTTGGCTTCAAGGTTCTCTTTGTAACGCACGATATGAGTTCTGCACAGCTTTTGTGCGACGAGATATGCGTCATAAAAAACGGAAAAGTCATAGAATCTGGTAAAATGGCGGATGTATTAAACGATCCGCAGAACATATATACAAAAACACTCATAGAAGCAAACTTTGCAAACAGGAAATATCGCGAATGAAAAAAGCATTTATATCTATTTTTTTATTGATCCTCATCTCGCCTTTCGCAGTTGTCGGATATTATCTTACCCAGTACAATTACGACCTGGACAAACTGATAAACTATAAACCTATCTTAACCACCAGAATCTATGACAGAAACGGCGAAAAGATCGCTAACATCTTTAATGAAGAACACAGATATTATGCAACGTTTGATGAGATCCCTCCCAGACTGATTGAAGCACTTCTGGCCATAGAAGATACCACGTTTTTTGAACATCATGGAGTCAATTTCGACGCTATTTTCCGCGCACTTATCAAAGATATAAAAGCAGGAAAGATGGTCGAAGGGGCCAGTACTCTTACGCAGCAGCTTGTAAAAAACACGTTGCTAACGCGTGAAAAAAAGATTTCAAGAAAGATAAAAGAGCTTATTTTCTCCTTGAAACTGGAGCGTGAACTAAGCAAAGAACAGATTTTAGAACGCTACTTGAACGAAGTTTATCTGGGACACGGTTATTACGGTATGAAAACGGCCGCGGACGGCTATTTTCACAAAGACCTGAAAAACCTCACTTTAAAAGAGATGGCGATGCTCGTCGGTCTTCCAAAAGCCCCGAGCTTCTACTCTCCGACGAAAAACTATGAGATATCGCTGGGACGCGCGAACCGTGTCATAGAACGTATGCACTCACTGGGCTGGATCGACGACAAAACCTATGAAAAAGCCACAAAAGAGCAGCCCCATGTATATGACTCGACACTTACACAAAACCAGGCTCCTTTTGTCGTAGACGAGGTTCTAAGAGAGCTGATAAAAGATTTTCCAGACATTAAAACAGGCGGTTACGACATCTATACGACGATCGACTTGAACATGCAAAAAAGCGGAAGGGAAGCTTTAAAATATGCATATGATCGAGCAATTACCAGAGTCTCTTCGAGCGAAGATTCCAATGATACGAACCTCACACAGCTAAACGGTGCACTTGTAAGTATCGAACCGAGCAGCGGAGACATTCTTGCACTTGTTGGAAGCGTCGACTACGATAAAAGCCCTTATAACCGTGCAACACAGGGAAGACGCCAACCCGGAAGTGCGTTCAAGCCCTTTATCTATCAAGTAGCGATCGATCTGGGCTATTCTGGTGCGACTCAGCTAGTCGATATTGCAAAGACCTATGAGTATGAAAAAGACGGGGAAGAGATGAAATGGCAGCCGGACAATTATGAAAAGAATTACAAAGGTCTTATAACCCTGCGCGAAGCGCTGATCCACTCAAGAAATCTGGCTACTATAAACCTGGTCACGGATATCGGATTAAACACTATTTTGCAGTCATTGGAAAGCTACGGGATAAAAAACCTTCCTCATGATCTCTCCTTGTCGCTGGGTTCGATCTCTCTTTCTCCGCTGGAATTGGCTCAATACTACAGCTCTTTTGCAAACCATGGTATTCAGGTGGAACCGATTCTTATAAAAAAAGTAGAGAAAAACTCCGAAGTCGTCTTTAGACAAGAAGCAAAAAGAAAATATATCACTTCGCCCGAACAGACCTACCTGATGACATCCATACTCCAAGACGTTGTTAAAAGAGGAACGGGAAGA is a genomic window containing:
- a CDS encoding PBP1A family penicillin-binding protein; the protein is MKKAFISIFLLILISPFAVVGYYLTQYNYDLDKLINYKPILTTRIYDRNGEKIANIFNEEHRYYATFDEIPPRLIEALLAIEDTTFFEHHGVNFDAIFRALIKDIKAGKMVEGASTLTQQLVKNTLLTREKKISRKIKELIFSLKLERELSKEQILERYLNEVYLGHGYYGMKTAADGYFHKDLKNLTLKEMAMLVGLPKAPSFYSPTKNYEISLGRANRVIERMHSLGWIDDKTYEKATKEQPHVYDSTLTQNQAPFVVDEVLRELIKDFPDIKTGGYDIYTTIDLNMQKSGREALKYAYDRAITRVSSSEDSNDTNLTQLNGALVSIEPSSGDILALVGSVDYDKSPYNRATQGRRQPGSAFKPFIYQVAIDLGYSGATQLVDIAKTYEYEKDGEEMKWQPDNYEKNYKGLITLREALIHSRNLATINLVTDIGLNTILQSLESYGIKNLPHDLSLSLGSISLSPLELAQYYSSFANHGIQVEPILIKKVEKNSEVVFRQEAKRKYITSPEQTYLMTSILQDVVKRGTGRNARVRGIELAGKTGTTNNNVDAWFAGYSPSIETVVWFGNDDNTPMHAKETGGRTAAPAFNYFYKELLKSNPQVKRRFVKPEGVIEVKIGGETEYFTNTSKPPKNDNTEKKNEELIF
- a CDS encoding pyridoxal phosphate-dependent aminotransferase family protein, whose protein sequence is MNYYANELKALIKSNRYRTREIVDYGLKDFASNDYLGLSSNKELHDLTCKKLASNPVHAPKASLLVNGYHQIHKEFEKALCEANGFEEGIVLGSGFNANIALIESLVRKGDTLFMDEKFHASGVLASNLNDLHVRFFKHNDTNELKQLLHKSDAKRKIVAVEGIYSMDGDLMDKEIFEICDSENTLLIVDEAHSSGVVGKNLMGVYDLFDIQIRDNHIKMGTLGKAYGSFGAYILASSHIIEYLLNRAKPIIYATSLSLYDTLLAHNSLKYILQNKESLKKEIRKRQKIAHDIFHTDTPSLIIPLVVGDNKKVMQVKNTLKKEGYMIGAIRQPTVERAILRIIARIDDDALVFEELCKKVKRLLDEGI
- a CDS encoding ATP-binding cassette domain-containing protein, which produces MKVSNLDITYKDKTLVNIDFDINSSLALVGQSGSGKSLTIKALLNMLPQEMKLSLQIKSGFELAAGKTIGFVPQNPFTALSPLTKIKDQIFIPFDEIKELFKQVNLDISLLQRYPPELSGGQLQRVVIAIALSSNPKLLLLDEPTTALDPQTRTTIIDLLKDLQNRFGFKVLFVTHDMSSAQLLCDEICVIKNGKVIESGKMADVLNDPQNIYTKTLIEANFANRKYRE